Proteins from one Malassezia vespertilionis chromosome 2, complete sequence genomic window:
- the PEX1 gene encoding Peroxisome biosynthesis protein pex1 (COG:O; EggNog:ENOG503NWW4) — protein sequence MGPKRAASARLAVDPALRASLVHLPASLCSALLARDVVAQTVIVELRALESVYYCGWTGLSASQSVLDDPHNRPGERVAVSTSLASLFTPPLRDGAEVGVRLFRSPPVPVASAVHVTPMHPDDWEILSIHADEVEANMLAQVRAARQGQVLAVQVGRSASTVVRFVVDKTEPRTRLGEEDSAPVAVRLSTDTEVIVAPKERAHEEGAAHVLPTEMHDAPLSPQRAAQALAQVLWRVLPSSARPVGDELAWGALVPMSHTPPSVEAPFYELVSLAFPQGRVCITKTACPALEQESEEALPQNATASTVFLPATDLFSAHAKTEALRRVEIDAQDTDDVPPSPTLRRAPADLVWPAGHVWLGDELREKLGVLDYDLVRFSAPPPGAVQAKAASAPLGVQLAAPSALAGTQAVVDACTFTVRNVHLMRMLQAAEQGRFDTFEHVAAVSKPYTSTSGILLTGSSGSGKTTIARAVGEALACDPSALFHTITIDCAQFAEERMPLVRARCKEWLDDAAWHAPTLLVLDNIDMLMPVEQENVDAARAQRLAEALVAKVHATVQDYEVFLLATAQSSTSAHAALRGGRIWTETIAIKAPGKEERKAMLHALVENAMRTEVHTEEEEKGEKSLAKSDEKTLEERLEDPSAPHAAQMPESSSFEPASAKNVSPELDWITLVGKTDGYHIADLETLTQRAVHQATIRCVLESGAEHVSLTMSDFDKAHEDFTPLSLRNVKLEASNTNWSDIGGLQATRQTLRETIEWPTKYAAIFANCPLRLRSGLLLYGYPGCGKTLLASAIAKETGLNFISVKGPELLNKYIGASEKSVRDLFERAQAAKPCVLFFDEFDSIAPKRGHDSTGVTDRVVNQMLTQMDGAEGLDGVYVLAATSRPDLIDSALLRPGRLDKSLLCDMPSLEDRLDILQAIAHKVPLDPSVDLTHWARVTQGFSGADLQALLYNASLETIHETIQASDAPVLNEARASGLQYATLAQANAPHAKALNGAERAALAERLGRIVGSAHATQKEKRTAAPKEKQLVETRHIASAFNTTRPSVPKEDIARLARVYRTFNGEREADFPDGEASTNVGARTSLM from the coding sequence ATGGGCccaaagcgcgctgcgagcgcgcgacttgctgtCGACCccgccttgcgcgcgagtctCGTGCACTTACCGGCATCGCTGTGCTCTGCACtgctggcgcgcgatgTTGTGGCGCAGACAGTGATTGTCGAGCTCCGTGCTTTGGAATCCGTGTACTACTGCGGCTGGACAGGGCTTAGCGCCTCGCAGTCTGTCTTGGATGATCCGCACAACAGGCCGGGCGAGCGGGTGGCAGTGAGCACCTCACTTGCATCACTGTtcacgccgccgctgcgtgaTGGCGCCGAGGTCGGAGTACGCCTGTTTCGCTCGCCGCCGGTGCCTGTCGCAAGTGCCGTGCACGTAACGCCAATGCACCCCGACGACTGGGAGATTCTGAGCATCCATGCGGACGAAGTCGAGGCGAacatgcttgcgcaggtccgcgccgcgcggcaaggtCAGGTGCTGGCCGTCCAGGTcggccgcagcgcatcgaccGTGGTGCGGTTTGTCGTGGACAAAACCGAGCCGCGGACGAGGCTCGGGGAGGAGGATAGCGCGCCGGTTGCTGTGCGTCTTTCTACTGATACCGAGGTGATTGTCGCGCcgaaagagcgcgcgcacgaagaaggagcggcgcatgtgctgCCCACGGAAatgcacgacgcgccgctttcgccgcagcgcgccgcccaagcgcTCGCCCAAGTGCTTTGGCGTGTGCTTCCTTCTTCTGCACGGCCTGTCGGCGACGAACTGGCATGgggcgcgcttgtgcccaTGTCACACACGCCTCCGAGCGTCGAAGCGCCTTTTTATGAGCTCGTCTCCCTTGCGTTTCCCCAAGGAAGGGTGTGCATCACAAAAACAGCGTGCCCTGCACTGGAGCAGGAGTCCGAGGAGGCGTTGCCGCAAAACGCAACGGCAAGCACTGTATTCCTGCCCGCGACGGACCTCTTTTCCGCACACGCCAAGAcggaagcgctgcggcgcgtcgagatCGACGCACAAGACACGGACGATGTGCCACCGAGCCCAACGCTCCGACGTGCCCCGGCGGATCTTGTATGGCCCGCTGGGCACGTCTGGCTGGGCGACGAGCTCAGGGAAaagctcggcgtgcttgaCTACGATCTCGTCCGCTTCTCGGCGCCGCCACCCGGCGCAGTACAAGCCAAGGCAGcgagtgcgccgctcggcgtccagcttgctgcgcccagcgcactgGCCGGAACACAGGCAGTTGTCGATGCCTGTACATTTACGGTGCGCAACGTCCATCTTatgcgcatgctccagGCTGCAGAGCAGGGCCGATTCGATACTTTTGAGCACGTTGCAGCCGTCTCGAAACCATACACAAGCACCTCAGGCATCCTCCTGACGGGCTCTTCGGGGAGCGGCAAGACGACcattgcgcgtgcggtCGGCGAGGCACTTGCGTGCGATCCTTCTGCCCTCTTTCATACCATTACGATCGATTGTGCACagtttgccgaggagcgGATGCCGCTGGTCCGTGCACGATGCAAGGAGTGGCTcgacgacgctgcatggcATGCACCGACACTGCTGGTCCTCGACAATATTGATATGCTGATGCCGGTGGAGCAGGAAAATgtcgacgcggcgcgcgcacagcggtTGGCCGAGGCGCTAGTCGCCAAGGTGCATGCGACTGTGCAGGATTACGAGGTGTTTCTGCTTGCTACGGCGCAGTCCAGCACGAGTGCacatgctgcgctgcgtggcGGGCGGATATGGACAGAGACAATTGCGATCAAGGCGCCAGGGAAggaggagcgcaaggcgaTGCTACATGCACTGGTCGAAAATGCGATGCGGACAGAGGTGCATACagaggaggaagagaaGGGGGAGAAGAGTCTCGCGAAGAGCGACGAGAAAACACTTGAGGAACGCCTCGAGGACCCATctgcaccgcacgctgcgcaaatgccCGAAAGCTCTTCTTTCGAACCCGCTTCTGCCAAAAACGTTTCACCCGAGCTCGACTGGATTACATTGGTGGGCAAAACAGACGGCTACCACATCGCAGACCTTGAAACGCTCACACAGCGTGCCGTACACCAAGCGACTATCCGATGTGTGCTTGAaagcggcgccgagcatgtGTCCCTCACCATGTCCGACTTTGACAAGGCGCACGAAGACTTCACGCCGCTCTCCTTGCGCAATGTCAAGCTAGAGGCTTCCAACACAAACTGGTCAGACATTGGCGGACTGCAAGccacgcgccaaacgcTACGCGAAACCATCGAATGGCCGACCAAGTACGCGGCGATCTTTGCCAACTGCCCACTCCGCCTCCGCTCCGGCCTGCTTTTGTACGGGTACCCTGGCTGCGGCAAGACGCTTCTTGCGAGTGCCATCGCCAAAGAGACGGGCCTCAACTTTATCAGTGTAAAAGGACCCGAGCTGCTCAACAAGTACATTGGCGCAAGCGAAAAATCCGTGCGCGACCTCTTTGagcgcgcacaggcagcCAAGCCATGTGTCCTCTTCTTTGATGAGTTTGATTCCATTGCGCCGAAACGTGGGCACGATTCTACCGGCGTTACCGACCGTGTAGTGAATCAAATGCTCACACAAATGGACGGCGCCGAAGGACTTGATGGAGTCTATGTGCTTGCAGCGACATCGCGGCCCGACTTGATCGACTCGGCGCTCCTGCGTCCAGGGCGTCTTGACAAGTCCTTGCTGTGCGACATGCCCAGCCTCGAGGACCGCCTCGACATTTTGCAGGCAATTGCACACAAGGTGCCATTGGATCCAAGCGTCGATTTGACACACTGGGCGCGCGTCACCCAAGGGTTTTCTGGCGCCGATTTACAGGCGCTCTTGTACAATGCGAGCCTCGAAACGATCCACGAAACGATCCaagcgagcgatgcgccggtTTTGAatgaggcgcgcgcgtctggGCTGCAGTACGCGACGCTGGCACAGGCAAATGCGCCACATGCCAAGGCACTCAATGGCGCTGaacgcgccgcacttgctGAGCGACTGGGGCGGATTGTAggctcggcgcatgcgaCACAGAAAGAAaagcgcacagcagcgcccAAAGAAAAACAGCTGGTCGAAACGCGCCACATTGCATCTGCATTCAATACTACGCGGCCCAGTGTCCCGAAAGAAGATATtgcgcgactcgcgcgTGTGTATCGCACATTTaatggcgagcgcgaagcggATTTTCCGGATGGCGAAGCGAGTACCAATGTAGGTGCACGGACAAGTCTTATGTAA
- a CDS encoding uncharacterized protein (TransMembrane:3 (o12-30i308-325o331-351i); COG:M; EggNog:ENOG503NUR1; CAZy:GT32): MPLLSRRASSVLLSLMGLFLIGTVLVLAVVRTHFRVDELSYIRETELGTWDEIRRNARPHILDSAPDALGEEGPSDQIPRIIHQTWKTEELPERWKGAREHCAALMPDYEYMLWTDASARAFIAGEYAWFLDTYDSYRYNIERADVIRYFVLHKYGGIYMDLDIGCRRRLDSLLRFDAIVPKTIPVGVSNDLMLFKPGEPMLELLIQNLKRFNHNLITPYATIMFSTGPMYVSAVYRMNADANPSVGPSTPTDPTVGFRGVRVLPKFLYGKNAKPGETPDSFFDHMYGSSWHEGDADFLIFLRKHGRLMMAGAGVLVVLGLRRYYFGVLRVIFFALLSLVHSLATVLQRMYNDVRSMLGMASDSACLEQELAPLAPATRPGSPWDAPNVKVTQASPASGVSSVATSQLIHPPHCAADSAMDEHTQRTTQKDEALGTYSKRCDAWSTHNQSTNLPAYYVDCGSEYAMNTPRNDHLVQNEAPPRENDAQSMLLARHVWRTMRPSVLFEKISKPRRRNTEPDAFVERSETVLRNVSIDGTPHDYLSPCEPLSRTISNQSDDYRGEFATIVRQQQHSLASPNLWPRMSPSPTLLLPPDEPPIPTYRTRVMRRQPVVGSSRATTPSVPEPCTAHYAHNEY, translated from the coding sequence ATGCCGCTCCTGTCGCGGCGGGCCTCGTCCGTGCTGCTCAGCCTGATGGGCTTGTTCCTAATCGGAActgtgcttgtgcttgctgTAGTACGAACACATTTTCGTGTGGATGAGCTGTCCTACATTCGCGAGACAGAACTTGGGACATGGGACGAAATTCGACGCAACGCCCGCCCACACATCCTGGACAGTGCGCCGGACGCGTTAGGGGAGGAAGGCCCGTCGGATCAGATACCCAGGATCATTCACCAGACGTGGAAGACGGAGGAGCTGCCGGAGCGCTGGAAAGGTGCGCGCGAGcactgtgcagcgctgaTGCCCGACTATGAGTATATGCTGTGGACGGACGCGAGTGCACGGGCCTTTATTGCGGGTGAATACGCATGGTTTCTGGACACTTACGATTCGTACCGCTACAACATTGAGCGCGCAGATGTGATTCGTTATTTTGTGCTGCACAAGTACGGCGGCATTTACATGGACTTGGATATCGGGTGCCGAAGACGGCTCGACTCGCTCCTGCGCTTCGACGCCATCGTGCCCAAAACCATCCCGGTCGGTGTGAGCAACGACTTGATGTTGTTCAAGCCCGGAGAGCCGATGCTCGAGTTGCTCATTCAGAACTTGAAGCGCTTCAATCACAACCTGATTACGCCGTATGCGACCATCATGTTCTCGACAGGGCCCATGTATGTCTCGGCGGTGTACAGGATGAATGCGGACGCAAATCCATCTGTCGGGCCCTCTACGCCCACAGACCCGACCGTTGGCTTCCGCGGCGTACGCGTCCTGCCCAAATTTTTGTACGGAAAGAATGCAAAGCCGGGAGAGACGCCAGATTCCTTTTTTGACCACATGTACGGCTCCTCGTGGCACGAGGGCGACGCCGATTTCCTCatctttttgcgcaagcacggcagGCTGATGATGGCTGGCGCGGGCGTGCTGGTGGTCTTGGGCCTGCGCCGCTACTATttcggcgtgctgcgcgtcaTTTTTTTCGCCCTGCTTTCTCTTGTGCACAGCCTTGCAACAGTATTGCAGCGCATGTACAAcgatgtgcgcagcatgctgGGCATGGCAAGTGACAGCGCTTGCCTGGAGCAGGAACTCGCGCCACTTGCGCCTGCAACGCGGCCAGGATCGCCGTGGGATGCGCCAAATGTAAAAGTGACGCAGGCGAGCCCTGCAAGCGGCGTCAGCAGCGTAGCAACGTCACAATTAATACACCCGCCACACTGCGCAGCTGACTCGGCCATGGACGAGCATACCCAACGCACTACACAAAAAGACGAGGCACTGGGAACCTACTCGAAACGCTGCGACGCATGGTCCACGCACAACCAAAGCACCAATCTTCCTGCCTACTACGTTGACTGCGGCAGCGAATACGCTATGAATACGCCCCGCAATGACCACCTTGTACAGaacgaagcgccgccgcgggAAAATGACGCTCAGTCCATGTTGCTGGCCCGCCATGTTTGGCGTACAATGCGCCCTTCTGTATTGTTCGAAAAGATATCAAAaccgcgccggcgcaaTACAGAGCCTGACGCATTTGTTGAGCGATCAGAAacggtgctgcgcaatgtcAGCATCGATGGCACGCCGCACGATTATCTCTCGCCGTGCGAGCCattgtcgcgcacaatATCAAATCAGAGCGACGATTACCGCGGGGAATTTGCAACGATTGTccggcagcagcagcatTCGTTGGCGTCGCCGAATCTCTGGCCACGCATGTCGCCATCGCCTACATTGCTCCTTCCGCCGGACGAGCCACCAATCCCGACATACCGTACCAGAGTGATGCGAAGACAGCCGGTGGTGGGCTCATCACGTGCAACAACCCCCTCGGTGCCGGagccgtgcacggcgcattATGCGCACAACGAGTATTGA